A DNA window from Bradyrhizobium barranii subsp. barranii contains the following coding sequences:
- a CDS encoding tautomerase family protein: MPLLHISMRAGKPEAYRQAILDGLYLAMREALNVPEGDEFMTISEHDASNFRCGNAYGVKRNDDAVLIQITVFASRTPEQKKALYRRIAELLGENPGIRSEDVFVNVLDAPAENWSVGNGIAQFA, translated from the coding sequence ATGCCTCTCCTTCACATCTCAATGCGCGCCGGCAAACCGGAAGCCTATCGGCAGGCGATCCTCGATGGTTTGTACCTCGCCATGCGCGAGGCGCTGAACGTGCCCGAGGGCGACGAGTTCATGACCATCAGCGAGCATGACGCCTCGAACTTCCGCTGCGGCAATGCCTATGGCGTCAAACGCAACGACGACGCCGTGCTGATCCAGATCACCGTATTCGCATCGCGCACGCCGGAGCAGAAAAAGGCGCTGTACCGCCGGATCGCGGAGCTGCTCGGCGAAAACCCGGGCATCCGCTCCGAGGACGTGTTCGTCAACGTGCTCGACGCCCCCGCGGAGAACTGGTCCGTCGGAAACGGCATCGCGCAATTTGCCTGA
- a CDS encoding methyl-accepting chemotaxis protein: MFFSRISFKLVLIVGISLLGMIALAPIALSTLRAQMIADRQAKTQHMVDVGYGILAHYQKLESEGKLPREQAQVAAIAAIKSLRYDKVEYFWINDMAPKMVMHPIKPELDGKDLSGMKDPAGNALFVGFVDVVNKQGAGFYSYLWPKPGFEQPVGKISYVKGFAPWGWIIGTGIYLDDVDAVFRQNATTFAYICLAVLVLVLACSFVIGRSVTRPLANITALTERLAAGDSAFEVPYTGRSDEVGGLAKALAVFKDNASAVSRMHAEQQETKQRADDEKRKTMADLAGRFEASVQAVVRDVFTEARAMQQAAQGMSETANKATDRASFVATACQQASSNVQTVASAAGQLSSSITEISQRVAQAANVADKAAADGQRTNDTVQGLAAAAHKIGEVIDLINQIASQTNLLALNATIEAARAGEAGRGFAVVASEVKSLASQTAKATDEIGAQITAIQAETNQVVGNIESIRKTIMEVNEISSSIAAAVEEQGAATQAIAHSVQEAASGTDQVSQNISGVTDATAETGQAAGLVLQSSGRLSQKLQSLENEVSTFVAGVRAA; this comes from the coding sequence ATGTTTTTCTCCCGCATCAGTTTCAAGCTGGTCCTGATTGTCGGCATCAGCCTCCTCGGCATGATCGCTCTGGCGCCGATCGCGCTCTCGACCCTGCGCGCGCAGATGATCGCCGACCGCCAGGCCAAGACGCAGCACATGGTCGACGTCGGCTACGGCATCCTGGCACACTATCAGAAGCTCGAGAGCGAGGGGAAGCTGCCGCGCGAACAGGCGCAGGTCGCCGCGATCGCAGCGATCAAGAGCCTGCGTTATGACAAGGTCGAGTATTTCTGGATCAACGACATGGCGCCCAAGATGGTCATGCACCCGATCAAGCCCGAGCTCGACGGCAAGGATCTCTCCGGCATGAAGGACCCTGCCGGCAATGCGCTGTTCGTGGGCTTCGTTGACGTCGTCAACAAGCAGGGCGCGGGCTTCTACAGCTATCTCTGGCCGAAGCCGGGCTTCGAGCAGCCGGTCGGAAAAATCTCCTATGTGAAGGGCTTTGCGCCCTGGGGATGGATCATCGGTACCGGCATTTATCTCGACGACGTCGATGCCGTTTTTCGCCAGAATGCGACGACATTCGCCTACATTTGTCTGGCCGTCCTGGTCCTGGTGCTGGCCTGCTCCTTCGTAATCGGCCGCAGCGTGACCCGGCCGCTCGCGAACATCACCGCGCTGACCGAGCGGCTCGCCGCCGGCGACAGCGCGTTCGAGGTGCCCTACACCGGCCGCAGCGACGAGGTCGGCGGGCTCGCCAAGGCGCTTGCCGTGTTCAAGGACAATGCGTCGGCGGTGAGCCGCATGCATGCGGAGCAGCAGGAGACGAAGCAAAGGGCCGACGACGAGAAACGCAAGACGATGGCCGATCTCGCCGGCAGGTTCGAGGCGAGCGTTCAGGCCGTCGTCCGCGACGTCTTCACCGAGGCGCGCGCGATGCAGCAGGCCGCGCAAGGCATGTCGGAGACCGCGAACAAGGCGACCGACCGCGCAAGCTTCGTCGCGACCGCCTGCCAGCAGGCGTCGAGCAATGTGCAGACGGTGGCGTCCGCCGCCGGCCAGCTGTCGTCCTCGATCACCGAGATCAGCCAGCGTGTCGCGCAGGCTGCAAACGTGGCCGACAAGGCGGCCGCGGACGGTCAGCGCACCAACGACACCGTGCAGGGGCTGGCCGCCGCCGCGCACAAGATCGGCGAGGTCATCGACCTCATCAACCAGATCGCATCGCAGACCAATTTGCTCGCGCTCAACGCCACCATCGAGGCGGCGCGTGCCGGCGAGGCCGGCAGGGGATTTGCCGTGGTCGCGAGCGAGGTGAAATCGCTGGCGAGCCAGACCGCGAAGGCGACCGACGAGATCGGCGCGCAGATCACCGCGATCCAAGCCGAGACCAACCAGGTTGTCGGCAACATCGAGAGCATCCGCAAGACCATCATGGAGGTCAACGAGATCTCCTCGTCGATCGCCGCCGCTGTCGAGGAGCAGGGCGCCGCGACGCAGGCGATCGCCCACAGTGTGCAGGAGGCGGCGTCCGGCACCGACCAGGTCTCGCAGAACATCTCCGGTGTCACCGACGCCACGGCGGAAACGGGCCAAGCCGCGGGCCTCGTGCTGCAATCGAGCGGCCGGCTGTCGCAGAAGCTGCAATCACTGGAGAACGAGGTCAGCACCTTCGTTGCGGGCGTGCGGGCGGCCTGA
- a CDS encoding TetR/AcrR family transcriptional regulator, translated as MRPREFDHDDVLRIAFDQFWRKGVRGTSLSDIARDAGVQRGSLYNAFGSKEALFLQAYERYAGDYLLALQKALGAGSLRKRLTAFFDLTITNFRSGSPPRGCPTTRGLMELGAAEGEGLDEDARQAFAGLISRITMLVQETLAEGAERGEFNGNPAAAALHIITVTRGLGVLERAFGDEPQLRKIAAHTIDLVLGKKGG; from the coding sequence TTGAGGCCGCGCGAGTTCGACCACGACGACGTCCTGCGTATCGCGTTCGACCAGTTCTGGCGCAAGGGCGTGCGCGGCACGTCGCTGTCGGACATCGCGCGCGATGCCGGTGTTCAGCGCGGCAGCCTCTACAATGCCTTCGGCAGCAAGGAGGCGCTGTTCCTCCAGGCCTATGAGCGTTATGCGGGCGATTATCTCCTCGCCCTGCAAAAGGCGCTCGGCGCGGGCTCATTGCGAAAACGCCTCACGGCGTTTTTCGACCTGACCATCACCAACTTCCGCTCGGGCTCGCCACCGCGGGGATGTCCGACCACGCGCGGATTGATGGAGCTCGGCGCGGCCGAAGGGGAAGGCTTGGATGAAGACGCGCGTCAGGCCTTTGCGGGCCTCATCTCGCGCATCACCATGCTGGTTCAAGAGACGCTGGCGGAAGGCGCAGAGCGCGGCGAGTTCAATGGCAATCCCGCGGCCGCAGCGCTGCACATCATCACGGTGACGCGCGGCCTTGGCGTGCTCGAACGTGCCTTCGGCGACGAGCCGCAGCTGCGCAAGATCGCGGCTCACACCATCGATCTCGTGCTCGGCAAGAAGGGCGGTTAG